One Myxococcales bacterium genomic region harbors:
- a CDS encoding NAD(P)/FAD-dependent oxidoreductase, with protein sequence MSSSQRRHFSVVVVGAGPSGLGAAKVLRDEGIDFVVLEKASRLGGTWRDNTYPGCACDVPSALYSYSFAQSPAWSRAFAGQAEILAYLEHVAERFDLVRHVRFDTALFEARYSPRDRRWHLDTSRGPMSADVLVTAAGPWHEPLVPTVEGRETFSGEAFHSARWRHDVDLTGKRVAVVGSGASAVQFVPEIAKTAARLHLYQRTAQWVLPKPDAPVPAPMQRVLRAFPKAREALRGAEYAAMEAFGLGFRHPWLMEQVQRIGEAHLRRSVTDPTLRKKLTPDYTLGCKRLLMSNTYYPSLTRPNVEVHAAEVTRIDGPRVRASDGTTSEVDVIVYGTGFRILDMPIAHHLKDAEGATLASRWKGSPRAYLGTTVAGFPNLFVLLGPSLGTGHSSAFTILEAQLGYMTTALRTMRRGRLATIEVRREVMDRYFDEVQRAVRRTVYVQGGCGSYYLDENGKNTFSWPWSTPALEARLARFDLDDYRTERETTRAAYATGSHA encoded by the coding sequence GTGAGCTCCTCGCAGCGTCGTCATTTCTCGGTCGTGGTCGTGGGCGCGGGCCCCTCGGGGCTCGGCGCGGCCAAGGTGCTCCGCGACGAGGGCATCGATTTCGTGGTGCTCGAGAAGGCCTCGCGCCTCGGGGGGACCTGGCGTGACAACACCTACCCCGGCTGCGCGTGCGACGTACCCTCGGCGCTCTATTCGTACAGCTTCGCCCAGAGCCCAGCCTGGTCGCGCGCGTTCGCGGGCCAGGCCGAGATCCTAGCCTACCTGGAGCACGTGGCCGAGCGCTTCGACCTCGTGCGCCACGTGCGCTTCGATACGGCCCTCTTCGAGGCGAGGTACTCCCCGCGGGACCGGCGCTGGCACCTCGACACCTCCCGAGGGCCCATGTCGGCCGACGTGCTCGTCACGGCCGCGGGCCCCTGGCACGAGCCGCTCGTCCCAACGGTCGAGGGCCGAGAGACGTTCTCCGGCGAGGCGTTCCACTCCGCGCGCTGGCGCCACGACGTCGACCTCACCGGGAAGCGGGTGGCGGTGGTCGGCTCCGGCGCCTCGGCCGTGCAGTTCGTGCCCGAGATCGCCAAGACGGCGGCGCGTCTCCACCTCTACCAGCGCACCGCCCAGTGGGTGCTCCCGAAGCCCGACGCGCCCGTGCCCGCGCCGATGCAGCGCGTGCTCCGGGCCTTCCCCAAGGCGCGCGAGGCCCTCCGCGGCGCCGAGTACGCCGCGATGGAGGCGTTCGGCCTCGGCTTTCGCCACCCGTGGCTCATGGAGCAGGTGCAGCGCATCGGCGAGGCCCACCTGCGGCGCTCGGTCACGGACCCCACCCTCCGAAAAAAGCTCACTCCCGACTACACCCTCGGGTGCAAACGCCTCTTGATGTCGAATACCTATTATCCGTCGCTCACGCGGCCGAACGTCGAGGTGCACGCGGCCGAGGTCACCCGAATCGACGGGCCCCGCGTGCGCGCGAGCGACGGCACGACGTCCGAGGTCGACGTGATCGTGTACGGCACGGGGTTCCGCATCCTCGACATGCCCATCGCCCACCACCTGAAAGACGCCGAGGGCGCGACGCTCGCCTCGCGTTGGAAGGGCAGCCCGCGGGCCTACCTCGGCACCACCGTCGCGGGCTTCCCGAACCTCTTCGTGCTCCTCGGGCCGAGCCTCGGCACGGGTCACTCGTCCGCGTTCACCATCCTCGAGGCGCAGCTCGGGTACATGACGACGGCGCTCCGAACGATGCGGAGAGGCCGGCTCGCGACGATCGAGGTGCGACGCGAGGTCATGGACCGCTACTTCGACGAGGTGCAGAGGGCCGTACGCCGCACCGTGTACGTGCAAGGCGGGTGCGGCAGCTACTACCTCGACGAGAACGGCAAAAATACCTTCTCGTGGCCTTGGTCCACGCCGGCCCTCGAGGCGCGGCTCGCGCGCTTCGACCTCGACGACTACCGCACCGAGCGCGAGACGACCCGCGCCGCCTACGCCACCGGGAGCCATGCATGA
- a CDS encoding TetR/AcrR family transcriptional regulator codes for MPRLTRAESQAKTRAALLETARECFLRDGYAETSLDGIALAAGYSKGAVYSNFRNKDELCLAVIDAIRADRAEALGRAMAGKRTLSTRIAALEVWAEEHLGDRAWTALEVAFAVHASRVPELAEALCVRHEAIRAAVTALVVAEAESAGITLPFGAEHVAVAILSLGLGLGVQRALDPNVSVRPLGDVVRALVGTTQANKKPAAAKARPRAGS; via the coding sequence ATGCCCCGCCTCACGCGCGCCGAGAGCCAAGCCAAGACCCGCGCCGCCCTGCTCGAGACGGCCCGCGAGTGTTTCCTCAGGGACGGGTACGCCGAGACCTCGCTCGACGGCATCGCCCTCGCCGCCGGGTACTCGAAGGGCGCCGTCTACTCGAACTTTCGCAACAAAGACGAGCTATGCCTCGCCGTCATCGACGCCATCCGCGCCGACCGCGCCGAGGCCCTCGGGCGCGCCATGGCCGGCAAGCGGACCTTGTCGACGCGCATCGCGGCGCTCGAGGTGTGGGCCGAAGAGCACCTCGGCGACCGCGCGTGGACGGCCCTCGAGGTCGCCTTCGCCGTGCACGCGAGCCGCGTCCCCGAGCTCGCGGAGGCCCTCTGTGTGCGCCACGAGGCCATCCGCGCCGCGGTCACGGCGCTCGTCGTGGCCGAGGCGGAGAGCGCGGGCATCACGCTCCCGTTCGGCGCCGAGCACGTCGCGGTGGCCATCTTGTCGCTCGGGCTCGGGCTCGGCGTGCAGCGCGCGCTCGACCCGAACGTCTCGGTGCGCCCCCTCGGCGACGTCGTGCGGGCGCTCGTCGGCACGACCCAAGCCAACAAGAAGCCCGCGGCGGCCAAGGCGAGGCCACGCGCGGGCTCGTGA
- a CDS encoding FkbM family methyltransferase, whose amino-acid sequence MDDQKLSLKTRFLNVFRTPLTHKAVDGVLSRATQGQHPESILARIPPSNLLYPRPSIRRVQRDGLEFELDISDFVEWVIYYGIATEPRGKLANLARPGDTVLDIGANVGETTLRFSRRVGPAGKVYCFEPNPPVRAKLERNIALNRFTNIEVMPLGVGDAEATLKLSSPSPHNRGGNRILENPVGDFVEVRVVPLDTLVAEKGIERVDVVKIDVEGFELRALKGGKKTLERWKPILFIEISDETLRGAGTSPSEVLAFVEELGYELRHAETDARLSSKDNFDGQHFDVVCRPK is encoded by the coding sequence ATGGACGACCAGAAGCTCTCGCTGAAGACGCGGTTCCTCAACGTCTTCCGTACGCCCCTCACCCACAAGGCCGTCGACGGCGTGCTCTCGCGGGCCACGCAAGGCCAGCACCCCGAGAGCATCCTCGCGCGCATCCCGCCGAGCAACCTGCTCTACCCGCGCCCCTCGATCCGGCGCGTGCAGCGCGACGGCCTCGAGTTCGAGCTCGACATCAGCGACTTCGTCGAGTGGGTCATCTACTACGGCATCGCCACCGAGCCCCGCGGCAAGCTCGCGAACCTCGCGCGCCCCGGCGACACCGTGCTCGACATCGGCGCCAACGTCGGCGAGACCACGCTCCGCTTCTCGCGCCGCGTCGGCCCTGCCGGCAAGGTGTACTGCTTCGAGCCGAACCCGCCCGTCCGCGCGAAGCTCGAGCGCAACATCGCGCTGAACCGCTTCACGAACATCGAGGTCATGCCGCTCGGCGTGGGCGACGCCGAGGCCACGCTGAAGCTCTCGTCGCCGTCGCCGCACAACCGCGGCGGCAACCGCATCCTCGAGAACCCGGTGGGTGACTTCGTCGAGGTGCGCGTCGTCCCGCTCGACACCCTCGTCGCCGAGAAGGGCATCGAGCGCGTCGACGTGGTCAAGATCGACGTCGAGGGCTTCGAGCTCCGCGCGCTCAAGGGCGGAAAGAAGACGCTCGAGCGCTGGAAGCCGATCCTCTTCATCGAGATCAGCGACGAGACCCTCCGCGGCGCCGGCACGTCGCCGTCCGAGGTGCTCGCGTTCGTCGAAGAGCTCGGGTACGAGCTCCGCCACGCCGAGACCGACGCCCGCCTCTCCTCGAAGGACAACTTCGACGGCCAGCACTTCGACGTGGTCTGTCGCCCGAAGTGA
- a CDS encoding polysaccharide biosynthesis protein yields MGMRVLITGGAGFLGRRLGATLSSRYSVVLGDVVPTEVAGCTFVQLDVANVDAVRKVFGEVKPDIVVHAAANKYVDLSEKDPFHCVDVNITGTESIARVAMETGVPMVVGLSSTAATPPQVSVYGLAKAILERTFCSLNGKTETKFTTVRLGNIPWSTGSVLPAWKEMLAKGGVVTTTGPDDHRFFCRLEEAVETVQIAIDNIDEVAGKVLVRKSKQARIQDVLDAFVKANGGTVQKAEARLTGRSIEILVGDLEVPYTRETVLGGAPHFVISFNAKASPPIAGMLDAANADALSGAELSAIVAAGA; encoded by the coding sequence ATGGGGATGCGCGTACTGATCACGGGCGGGGCCGGGTTTCTTGGGAGGCGCCTCGGGGCGACGCTTTCGTCGCGCTACTCCGTGGTCCTAGGCGACGTCGTCCCGACCGAGGTTGCGGGCTGTACGTTCGTGCAGCTCGACGTCGCGAACGTCGATGCGGTCCGTAAGGTCTTCGGCGAGGTCAAGCCCGACATCGTCGTGCACGCCGCGGCGAACAAGTACGTCGACCTCAGCGAAAAAGACCCGTTCCACTGCGTCGACGTGAACATCACGGGCACCGAGAGCATCGCGCGCGTCGCCATGGAGACCGGCGTCCCGATGGTCGTCGGCCTGTCGAGCACCGCCGCCACGCCGCCGCAGGTGAGCGTGTACGGGCTCGCGAAGGCGATCCTCGAGCGCACGTTCTGCTCGCTCAACGGCAAGACGGAAACCAAGTTTACTACCGTGCGCCTCGGCAACATCCCGTGGTCCACGGGCTCGGTGCTCCCCGCGTGGAAAGAGATGCTCGCGAAGGGCGGCGTCGTCACCACCACCGGGCCCGACGATCACCGGTTCTTCTGCCGCCTCGAAGAGGCCGTCGAGACGGTGCAAATCGCGATCGACAACATCGACGAGGTCGCCGGCAAGGTGCTCGTCCGCAAGTCCAAGCAGGCCCGCATCCAAGACGTGCTCGACGCCTTCGTGAAGGCGAACGGCGGCACGGTGCAGAAGGCCGAAGCGCGCCTCACCGGGCGCTCGATCGAGATCCTCGTGGGCGATCTCGAGGTGCCCTACACGCGCGAGACGGTCCTCGGCGGCGCGCCTCACTTCGTGATCTCCTTCAACGCGAAGGCGAGCCCGCCCATCGCCGGCATGCTCGACGCGGCCAACGCCGACGCGCTCTCGGGCGCCGAGCTCTCGGCCATCGTGGCGGCCGGAGCGTGA
- a CDS encoding NTP transferase domain-containing protein → MTTKRVSHAVIMAAGRGRRMAPLTDALPKPMAPYLDSTLIAHGIAKVRKFVPNIHVTVGYKGAMLAHHLVEIGVASIFTTEGHSNAWWIANTLLAHLDEPVFVLTSDNVTDLDFDELAEDYFAQGAPIGMLVPVKPVEGLDGDFIIHEKGRVTSLDRNTPSDIYCSGIQILNPARVNAIAKLQETDDFYAVWNAMMARGELRVSNVLPKKWFSVDTLVDLARVREEHEKG, encoded by the coding sequence ATGACGACCAAACGAGTCAGCCACGCCGTGATCATGGCCGCCGGCCGCGGGAGGCGCATGGCCCCCCTCACCGACGCCCTCCCGAAGCCGATGGCGCCGTACCTGGATTCGACGCTCATCGCGCACGGCATCGCCAAGGTGCGAAAGTTCGTGCCGAACATCCACGTGACCGTCGGGTACAAGGGCGCCATGCTCGCGCACCACTTGGTCGAGATCGGCGTCGCGTCGATCTTCACGACCGAGGGCCACTCGAACGCGTGGTGGATCGCCAACACGCTGCTCGCGCACCTCGACGAGCCCGTGTTCGTGCTCACGAGCGACAACGTGACCGACCTCGACTTCGACGAGCTCGCCGAAGACTACTTCGCGCAGGGCGCGCCCATCGGCATGCTCGTGCCCGTGAAGCCCGTCGAGGGCCTCGACGGCGACTTCATCATCCACGAGAAGGGCCGCGTCACGAGCCTCGACCGCAACACGCCGTCCGACATTTACTGCTCGGGCATCCAGATCTTGAACCCGGCGCGCGTGAACGCCATCGCGAAGCTCCAAGAGACGGACGACTTCTACGCGGTGTGGAACGCGATGATGGCGCGCGGCGAGCTGCGCGTGTCGAACGTGCTCCCGAAGAAGTGGTTCTCGGTCGACACCTTGGTCGACCTGGCCCGCGTCCGCGAAGAGCACGAGAAGGGCTGA
- a CDS encoding polysaccharide biosynthesis protein → MKPTVLITGGSGFLGRRLGKALRDRYKVFLCARNQHQNTLAEKFSGCPSLPVDVARYESIRDAVIETRPDILVHAAATKYVDLGEKYPLECIDVNVLGSQNVAKVAIERKIPVVVGISTDKATPPIRNTYGMTKAVMERLFLGLDGQTSTKFLCTRFGNIAWSVGSVFPVWQRMQEDTGVIGTTGPEMRRFFFTVAEAVNVVENAIENADELHGSILGRRMKSAMVKDILDQWVIHRGGTWKHIEGRPGERQDEYLIGDLELPFTRAVTFKGVPHYAISFRERQANPPTVALTSENADRLTTEEIVDMITRSAEIERS, encoded by the coding sequence TTGAAACCGACGGTCCTCATCACTGGTGGGTCAGGCTTTCTCGGACGGCGCCTCGGCAAGGCGCTCCGCGACCGCTACAAGGTCTTCCTCTGCGCGCGTAACCAGCACCAGAACACGCTCGCCGAGAAGTTCAGCGGCTGCCCGTCGCTCCCGGTCGACGTGGCCCGTTACGAGTCGATCCGCGACGCCGTGATCGAGACGCGTCCCGACATCCTCGTGCACGCAGCCGCCACCAAGTACGTCGACCTCGGCGAGAAGTACCCGCTCGAGTGCATCGACGTGAACGTGCTCGGCTCGCAGAACGTCGCCAAGGTCGCGATCGAGCGTAAAATCCCGGTCGTCGTCGGCATCTCGACCGACAAGGCGACCCCGCCGATCCGCAACACGTACGGCATGACCAAGGCCGTCATGGAGCGCCTCTTCCTCGGCCTCGACGGGCAGACGAGCACCAAGTTCCTCTGCACGCGCTTCGGCAACATCGCGTGGTCGGTGGGCTCGGTGTTCCCCGTGTGGCAGCGCATGCAGGAGGACACGGGCGTCATCGGCACGACCGGCCCCGAGATGCGCCGCTTCTTCTTCACGGTGGCCGAGGCCGTCAACGTGGTCGAGAACGCCATCGAGAACGCCGACGAGCTCCACGGCTCGATCCTCGGGCGCCGCATGAAGAGCGCCATGGTGAAGGACATCCTCGACCAGTGGGTCATCCACCGCGGCGGCACCTGGAAGCACATCGAGGGCCGCCCGGGCGAGCGCCAGGACGAGTACCTCATCGGCGACCTCGAGCTGCCGTTCACCCGCGCGGTCACCTTCAAGGGCGTGCCGCACTACGCGATCTCGTTCCGCGAGCGTCAGGCGAACCCGCCCACCGTGGCCCTCACGTCCGAGAACGCGGATCGCCTCACGACCGAAGAAATCGTCGACATGATCACGCGCTCGGCCGAGATCGAGCGCAGCTGA
- a CDS encoding glycosyltransferase family 2 protein: protein MPRVSVLVVSYNHKPYVAQAIDSVLAQTYDDFEVIVLDNGSTDGSRELLRERFGENPKVRLVLNDENKSLTTRFNQGIALAQGEYIGFLYSDDLYLPMKLELQVAAFEKLDASFGVVTASALKFDDRTKEQWPVPPTRGHGMILGQLLREGGPSDMLSPLVRKACFARYPFYEDIFAETESAYQKLAMTYAFSWIPEPVVLLREHGSNRGRAVKSNVEMGLVFLDRLAQHPDFPKENMPDLVFARRSLLRTAGWSVVRLDGDSAWARKCFREAIELDWREAVNPRTVAGYALSYVPEKARAALNALGHRITQQEGTKNLVADYGGTEKR from the coding sequence ATGCCTCGCGTCTCCGTCCTCGTCGTCTCGTACAACCACAAGCCCTACGTCGCCCAGGCGATCGACAGCGTGCTCGCGCAGACGTACGACGACTTCGAGGTCATCGTGCTCGACAACGGCTCGACCGACGGGTCGCGCGAGCTGCTCCGCGAGCGCTTCGGCGAGAACCCGAAGGTGCGCCTCGTCTTGAACGACGAGAACAAGTCGCTCACGACGCGCTTCAACCAGGGCATCGCGCTCGCGCAAGGCGAGTACATCGGGTTCCTTTACTCGGACGATCTCTACCTGCCCATGAAGCTCGAGCTCCAGGTCGCGGCCTTCGAGAAGCTCGACGCGAGCTTCGGCGTGGTCACCGCGAGCGCGCTCAAGTTCGACGATCGCACGAAGGAGCAGTGGCCCGTCCCGCCCACGCGCGGCCACGGCATGATCTTGGGCCAGCTCCTCCGCGAGGGTGGGCCCTCGGACATGCTCTCGCCGCTCGTGCGCAAGGCGTGCTTCGCGCGCTACCCCTTCTACGAGGACATCTTCGCCGAGACCGAGAGCGCCTACCAAAAGCTCGCCATGACGTACGCGTTCTCGTGGATCCCGGAGCCCGTGGTGCTGCTCCGCGAGCACGGCTCGAACCGCGGGCGCGCCGTGAAGAGCAACGTGGAGATGGGCCTCGTCTTCCTCGACAGGCTCGCGCAACACCCGGATTTCCCTAAAGAAAATATGCCGGACCTCGTGTTCGCGCGGCGCTCGCTCCTGCGCACGGCGGGCTGGAGCGTGGTGCGCCTCGACGGCGACAGCGCCTGGGCGCGCAAGTGCTTCCGCGAGGCCATCGAGCTCGACTGGCGCGAGGCCGTAAACCCCCGCACCGTGGCAGGGTATGCTCTCTCGTACGTCCCCGAGAAGGCGCGCGCGGCCCTGAACGCGCTCGGCCACCGCATCACCCAGCAAGAAGGCACGAAGAACCTGGTGGCCGACTACGGCGGCACCGAGAAGCGTTGA
- a CDS encoding DUF362 domain-containing protein — MKVGLFRVARPRAERQAIVASSFALTLALGLSGCRDEKPKPTDISPPATGAQPTGAAPSDAQAAPSSDVTTAASPTWSEGPKVVTGGTVDAEALRKRSHARIEGDTSAVHVLEGGTPFELGKRACEASVPKVPKETKILVKPNLGGFEWFKDPAQNGGDDGLRGRITDPEFSRGIVRCLKERGHTRITLAEGWGAKHADWERLVRVSGYEAMAREEHVPLVAMDDDGVFDVEGDMPGKPLALKGMEKTHVPTLLIPKILAEHLESGLFISAPKIKAHRFGVFSAAIKGMQGTVMLSDKSPAFNQKFRMHKELGAALAKEKAKEPGAREAYVAALDTFAERIADVLEVSAPHVVIAEGAPAMGGDGFSRQWPTKESVAIAGTNPIRVDRVIAQYLGFWKNEALGKELLGNTTSPLLTKAAKRFRVDIESSTLAGNGASLLAEKRPAHLLGMAGFVIHEGAGVEVKPGSAAPTPKAPPAPESDAGAPTEGPGEGDVHAARISDADAPKLDGALEATWNKAKPVRFDTDWSGKATGTFTEARFLWSPKGLYVAWELEGAGLHTDTSRPTDVERERLYQEDCVEIFLVPDPARKKRYFEVEVGPFGHYFDIDVDREKRKEDIAWQSGVKVGTARDAARKRATIEMAMTSPDVIAALGAGKRLPLGLYRMEGKEKRLYLAFRPTRTPKPNFHVPEAFGLLVLDP, encoded by the coding sequence ATGAAGGTAGGTCTTTTCAGGGTAGCGCGACCACGCGCGGAGCGGCAGGCGATCGTCGCATCCTCCTTCGCGCTGACGCTCGCGCTCGGTCTCTCGGGCTGCCGCGACGAAAAGCCGAAACCCACCGACATTTCCCCACCCGCGACCGGAGCGCAGCCTACGGGGGCGGCCCCGAGCGATGCGCAGGCTGCCCCGAGCAGCGACGTCACGACGGCCGCCTCGCCCACCTGGTCCGAGGGCCCGAAGGTCGTCACCGGGGGTACGGTCGACGCCGAAGCGCTCCGCAAGCGCTCGCACGCCCGCATCGAAGGCGACACGTCCGCCGTTCACGTGCTCGAGGGAGGCACCCCGTTCGAGCTCGGAAAACGCGCCTGCGAGGCGAGCGTGCCCAAGGTCCCGAAGGAGACCAAGATCCTCGTCAAGCCGAACCTCGGCGGCTTCGAGTGGTTCAAAGATCCCGCACAAAACGGCGGGGACGACGGCCTCCGCGGGCGCATCACGGATCCCGAGTTCTCCCGCGGCATCGTGCGGTGCCTCAAGGAACGCGGGCACACGAGGATCACCCTCGCCGAGGGGTGGGGCGCCAAACACGCCGACTGGGAGCGCCTCGTGCGCGTGTCGGGCTACGAGGCCATGGCCCGCGAAGAGCACGTGCCGCTCGTGGCGATGGACGACGACGGCGTCTTCGACGTCGAGGGAGACATGCCCGGCAAGCCACTCGCGCTGAAGGGCATGGAGAAGACCCACGTCCCCACGTTGCTCATTCCCAAGATTCTGGCCGAGCACCTCGAGTCGGGGCTCTTCATTTCGGCCCCCAAGATCAAGGCCCACAGGTTCGGCGTGTTCTCGGCGGCCATCAAGGGCATGCAGGGCACCGTGATGCTCTCGGACAAGTCGCCGGCGTTCAATCAGAAGTTCCGAATGCACAAGGAGCTCGGCGCCGCGCTCGCCAAAGAGAAGGCCAAGGAGCCTGGCGCCCGCGAGGCCTACGTCGCCGCGCTCGACACGTTCGCCGAGCGCATCGCCGACGTGCTCGAGGTGTCGGCCCCGCACGTGGTGATCGCCGAGGGCGCGCCCGCCATGGGCGGCGATGGGTTCTCTCGTCAATGGCCCACGAAGGAGTCGGTCGCGATCGCCGGCACGAACCCCATTCGGGTCGATCGTGTGATTGCCCAGTATCTCGGCTTCTGGAAGAACGAGGCGCTCGGGAAAGAGCTCTTGGGGAACACCACCTCGCCCCTCCTCACGAAGGCGGCCAAACGTTTTCGGGTCGACATCGAGAGCTCCACGCTCGCGGGCAACGGCGCGTCGCTCCTCGCCGAAAAGAGGCCCGCGCACCTCCTCGGTATGGCCGGGTTCGTCATCCACGAGGGCGCGGGCGTCGAGGTCAAACCCGGCTCGGCGGCGCCCACGCCAAAAGCTCCCCCAGCCCCCGAGAGCGACGCGGGCGCACCCACCGAAGGCCCGGGAGAGGGCGACGTGCACGCGGCGCGAATCTCCGACGCCGATGCCCCCAAGCTGGATGGCGCGCTCGAGGCCACGTGGAACAAGGCGAAGCCGGTACGGTTCGACACGGACTGGTCGGGCAAGGCCACGGGCACGTTCACCGAGGCGCGCTTTTTGTGGAGTCCGAAGGGCCTCTACGTGGCGTGGGAGCTCGAGGGCGCGGGCCTCCACACGGACACCTCGCGCCCGACGGACGTCGAGCGGGAGCGGCTCTACCAAGAAGACTGCGTGGAGATCTTCTTGGTGCCCGACCCCGCGCGAAAGAAGCGCTACTTCGAAGTCGAGGTGGGCCCGTTCGGCCACTATTTCGATATCGACGTCGACCGCGAGAAGAGGAAAGAAGACATCGCCTGGCAGAGCGGCGTCAAGGTGGGCACGGCTCGTGACGCCGCGCGAAAGAGGGCCACGATCGAGATGGCCATGACCTCACCCGACGTGATCGCCGCGCTCGGCGCGGGAAAGCGCCTCCCCTTGGGGCTCTACCGCATGGAGGGCAAAGAGAAGAGGCTCTACTTGGCCTTCCGCCCGACCCGCACCCCGAAGCCGAATTTCCACGTCCCCGAGGCGTTTGGTCTCCTCGTGCTCGACCCGTGA
- a CDS encoding class I SAM-dependent methyltransferase, translating to MQAYKCRICSSERHSVILDYGPVALAGGLLASLEEAKTEQKYQLTLVFCEDCRHVQIKEIVDPSLLFVNYAWETGVSTTVHKYCEEFAAHVTEKCQTPKDGFVIEMASNDGTLLGEFQKLGRRVLGIDPAKRIAEKATAKGIPTWGTFFNLESAKKALAEHGQANLMVGRNVLAHVADLHGLVGGVKLLLAPGGTAILEFPALIPMFDELQYDQVYHEHIGYHGIDSVRRLAEIHDLKLIDGEMSSLHGGSVRAYLAHKDDPRALGEGGKAMLAEEEKKGVLETKAWAAFGDRVREQKRLMRKELEEARARGEIVVGYGASGKGQALIQFCELGPEHINYIVDKAPIKHGKFTPGSHIPIHDPSKMKETGANILVLFSWNLTKEIVAQEQEMAKRGMKFLHPIPVPHYVG from the coding sequence ATGCAAGCTTACAAGTGCCGAATCTGCAGCTCCGAACGGCATTCGGTCATCCTCGACTACGGCCCCGTCGCGCTCGCCGGCGGCCTCCTCGCGAGCCTCGAAGAGGCCAAGACCGAGCAGAAGTACCAGCTCACGCTCGTCTTCTGCGAAGACTGCCGCCACGTGCAAATCAAGGAGATCGTCGATCCGTCGCTGCTCTTCGTGAACTACGCGTGGGAGACCGGCGTCAGCACCACCGTGCACAAGTACTGCGAAGAGTTCGCGGCGCACGTGACCGAGAAGTGCCAGACCCCGAAGGACGGCTTCGTCATCGAGATGGCCTCGAACGACGGCACGCTCCTCGGTGAGTTCCAGAAGCTCGGCCGCCGCGTGCTCGGCATCGACCCGGCGAAGCGCATCGCCGAGAAGGCCACGGCCAAGGGCATCCCCACGTGGGGCACGTTCTTCAACCTCGAGTCGGCCAAGAAGGCGCTCGCGGAGCACGGCCAGGCGAACCTCATGGTGGGCCGCAACGTGCTCGCCCACGTGGCCGATCTCCACGGCCTCGTCGGCGGCGTGAAGCTCCTGCTCGCCCCGGGTGGCACCGCCATCCTCGAGTTCCCGGCGCTCATCCCCATGTTCGACGAGCTCCAGTACGACCAGGTCTACCACGAGCACATCGGCTACCACGGCATCGACAGCGTGCGCCGCCTCGCCGAGATCCACGATCTCAAGCTCATCGACGGCGAGATGAGCTCGCTCCACGGCGGCTCGGTCCGCGCCTACCTCGCCCACAAGGACGACCCGCGCGCCCTCGGCGAGGGCGGCAAGGCGATGCTGGCCGAAGAAGAGAAGAAGGGCGTCCTCGAGACCAAGGCGTGGGCGGCGTTCGGCGATCGCGTCCGCGAGCAGAAGCGCCTCATGCGCAAAGAGCTCGAAGAGGCCCGCGCGCGCGGCGAGATCGTGGTCGGCTACGGCGCCTCGGGCAAGGGCCAGGCGCTCATCCAGTTCTGCGAGCTCGGCCCCGAGCACATCAACTACATCGTCGACAAGGCGCCGATCAAACACGGCAAATTCACGCCCGGGTCGCACATCCCCATCCACGATCCTTCGAAGATGAAGGAGACCGGCGCGAACATCCTCGTGCTCTTCTCCTGGAACCTCACGAAGGAGATCGTGGCCCAAGAGCAGGAGATGGCGAAGAGGGGCATGAAGTTCCTCCACCCCATCCCCGTTCCGCACTACGTCGGCTGA
- a CDS encoding SDR family oxidoreductase codes for MHLFRRHEPISVAGARVLVTGAGRGIGLATAKRLVASGARVGLGELDADTAHAAAKGLGDRAFSAHLDVRDPASFAAFVAEGEARMGAVDVLVANAGVMPLGPFVDERDEVSRLTLDVNVWGLVVGLRAVLPGMLARGHGHVVNVASMAGKVPLPGMAVYNASKFAAVGLSEAVRREVAGSGVTVSCVMPSAVRTELASGVPLDRGMPTVEPGEVAEAIVGTFRTRAPEVAVPRVLAGWDMLNAVVPRALVDAALRALGDRRAIEELDPEGRRAYASRLARQAALTR; via the coding sequence ATGCACCTCTTTCGAAGACACGAGCCCATCTCCGTCGCGGGAGCGCGTGTGCTCGTCACGGGCGCCGGGCGCGGCATCGGCCTCGCCACGGCGAAGCGCCTCGTCGCCTCGGGGGCACGCGTGGGCCTCGGCGAACTCGACGCCGACACGGCGCACGCGGCGGCCAAGGGCCTCGGCGATCGGGCCTTCTCGGCGCACCTCGACGTGCGTGATCCGGCGTCGTTCGCGGCCTTCGTGGCCGAGGGCGAGGCGCGCATGGGCGCGGTCGACGTGCTCGTGGCGAACGCGGGCGTGATGCCGCTCGGGCCGTTCGTGGACGAGCGAGACGAGGTGTCGCGCCTCACGCTCGACGTGAACGTGTGGGGCCTCGTCGTGGGGCTAAGGGCCGTGCTGCCCGGCATGCTCGCGCGCGGGCACGGCCACGTGGTGAACGTCGCCTCGATGGCCGGCAAGGTGCCGCTCCCGGGCATGGCAGTGTACAATGCATCCAAATTCGCCGCCGTGGGGCTGTCCGAGGCGGTGCGCCGCGAGGTCGCGGGCTCGGGTGTCACGGTGTCGTGTGTGATGCCGTCGGCCGTGCGCACCGAGCTCGCGTCGGGGGTGCCGCTCGATCGAGGCATGCCCACCGTCGAGCCCGGAGAGGTCGCCGAGGCGATCGTCGGCACGTTCCGCACGCGGGCGCCCGAGGTGGCGGTCCCTCGTGTGCTCGCGGGGTGGGACATGCTGAACGCCGTCGTGCCACGCGCCCTCGTCGACGCGGCCCTCCGCGCCCTCGGGGACCGCCGCGCGATCGAGGAGCTCGACCCCGAAGGCCGCCGCGCCTACGCCTCGCGCCTCGCCCGGCAGGCCGCGCTCACACGCTGA